One Pseudodesulfovibrio sp. S3 genomic window, ACCATCGCCGCAGTGCTGGCCGGTGCCATCGTGTACATTGCCACCATGCTTCAGTGGACGGCCATATTCGGAGGTATGTCCGGTGACGACGACGAGGGAGGCAGTCCGCTGGCCGCTCTGGCCATGGCCTTTCTCGCCCCTGTTGCCGCCACCCTGATCCAGATGGCCATTTCCCGGTCGCGCGAATATCTTGCCGATGCCACCGGGGCGCGTCTGTCGCATCCCTTGGACCTTGCCGGGGCTTTGGGCAAGCTCGACGCCGTCTCGCGCCAGGTGCCGCTTGAGGGCAACCCGGCCACGGAAAACATGTTCATAGTCAATCCCTTCAGCGGCCGCAGGGCCACGTCCCTGTTCGCCACGCATCCTCCCATCGAAGACCGCATCGCCAGGCTCCGGGCCATGGCTCAAGGCAGGTAATATGAAACAGCTTTCACTCCTCCTCGCTCTCGCCGCACTGCTCCTGGCAGCCGCTCCTGTCCATGCCGACCATCGGCGTACCCCGGTGGTCATGGCTGTGGAAGCGGTCAGTCCGTCGGTGGTGAACATCACGGTGACCGTGAAATCCCAGGCAGGAGGACGTTCTCCCTTTGGCGATCCTTTTTTCGACCAGTTCTTCAAGGAATTTTACGGACAGCAGCAAAAGCAGACCCAGAGCCTGGGGTCCGGCGTCATCATCGACGGCGACAAGGCCCTGGTGCTGACCAACGCCCATGTGGTCTCATCGGGCGGCGACATCCTGGTCCGCCTCAATGACGGTCGGGAGTTCCGGGCCGAACTGGTCGGTTCGGATTCGGATTTTGACCTGGCCGTGCTCAAACTCACCAACGCTTCGGGCCTGCCCCAGGTCTCCATGGGCGATTCCGGCGACATCTACATCGGAGAGACCGTCATCGCCATCGGCAACCCGTTCGGGTACTCCCATACCGTGACCACCGGCGTTGTTTCCGCCCTGAATCGGCCCATGAAGACCGACAAGGGCGCTTACGGGAGCTTCATCCAGACCGATGCGGCCATCAATCCCGGCAATTCCGGCGGCCCGCTTCTGAACATCAACGGTGAACTCATCGGCATCAACACCGCCATCCAGGCCCGGGCAGAGGGCATCGGGTTCGCCATTCCCATCAACAAGGCCAAGCACGTCATTGCCGAACTCCTCGACTCCGGCCATGTCGCGCCCATCTGGCTGGGCATGTTCGGTCAGGACATTGATCAGGCTGCGGCCCGGTATTTCAATCTCAAGAGCCTCAAGGGGATGCTCGTGAGCGAGGTCTATCCCGGAACCCCTGCTGCCGGGGCCGGTATCAAGCCCGGTGATATTGTCCTGTCCCTGAACGGGCAGACCGTGGACAACAAGACCGATTACCTGACCAGGCTGTACAGCATGACCAAGTCCGAATCCCTGAATCTGGGCGTCCTGCACGACGGAAAGCAGTCCAGGCATTCCTTGCGGCCCCAGGTGCTGGACAAGGGCATGGCCCTGGATCTGGTCCGCACGCGCTGGGGTTTTGAACTGGCAGATCGTCCCAGTGGAACCGGCGCCGAGGTGACTCTGGTGGTGGCCGGCTCCGCCGCCGCCAAGCTCGGGTTGCAGCGCGGCGACATCATCCACCAGATCGGCAACCGCAGCCTGACGTCGGGCATTGACCTGCTCAACGCCTTTTTGCGCAACCGCATGCAGCAGACCGTCATGATGCGCGTCCAGCGTGGGCGCAACCTCTACACCGTCAGACTGACAATCTAGGAGCAGAGCCATCCGGGACCAACGACGATATTGGACCGACGCGTGTGCGGCCAAGACCTTCACCACTCCGTTCAGGCTGGATGTGTTTTCGCAATACGTCCCCAAGAATGCCCGTATCCTTGATTTCGGCTGCGGCTATGGCCGGACTTTGGCTGAGTTGAGC contains:
- a CDS encoding trypsin-like peptidase domain-containing protein, with protein sequence MKQLSLLLALAALLLAAAPVHADHRRTPVVMAVEAVSPSVVNITVTVKSQAGGRSPFGDPFFDQFFKEFYGQQQKQTQSLGSGVIIDGDKALVLTNAHVVSSGGDILVRLNDGREFRAELVGSDSDFDLAVLKLTNASGLPQVSMGDSGDIYIGETVIAIGNPFGYSHTVTTGVVSALNRPMKTDKGAYGSFIQTDAAINPGNSGGPLLNINGELIGINTAIQARAEGIGFAIPINKAKHVIAELLDSGHVAPIWLGMFGQDIDQAAARYFNLKSLKGMLVSEVYPGTPAAGAGIKPGDIVLSLNGQTVDNKTDYLTRLYSMTKSESLNLGVLHDGKQSRHSLRPQVLDKGMALDLVRTRWGFELADRPSGTGAEVTLVVAGSAAAKLGLQRGDIIHQIGNRSLTSGIDLLNAFLRNRMQQTVMMRVQRGRNLYTVRLTI